One Physeter macrocephalus isolate SW-GA chromosome 19, ASM283717v5, whole genome shotgun sequence genomic window carries:
- the LOC114484411 gene encoding uncharacterized protein has product MVTRALALGVVSLLPSWGGWSGRVRTPGAPPRRPLRPQADGQPKPSRRDVLDEFDSEFPQSVTFCQLISEEDFERQAATYTERALRLLFRSLDRNPALAERVVRKSKQAECERRGLLYFLWAKVSCAVQGELNCCNSVGALEMHQRLEQLKRRIHRVHLYSQDEAIGSFEV; this is encoded by the exons ATGGTGACCCGAGCTCTGGCCCTCGGGGTggtttccctcctcccctcctggggCGGGTGGAGTGGGCGCGTCCGGACCCCCGGGGCCCCGCCCCGACGGCCGCTCCGCCCCCAGGCAGACGGGCAACCGAAGCCCTCGAGAAGGGATGTTCTGGACGAGTTCGACAGTGAGTTCCCTCAGAGTGTGACCTTCTGCCAGCTCATCTCCGAGGAGGACTTCGAGAGGCAGGCGGCGACCTACACTGAGCGCGCGCTGCGCCTCCTCTTCCGCAGCCTCGACCGCAACCCGGCGCTGGCGGAGAGGGTGGTGCGCAAGAGCAAGCAGGCGGAGTGCGAGCGACGCGGGCTCCTGTACTTCCTTTGG GCCAAGGTCTCGTGTGCAGTCCAGGGGGAGCTGAATTGTTGCAACAGCGTGGGCGCCCTGGAGATGCACCAGCGCCTGGAGCAGCTCAAGAGGCGCATCCACCGCGTGCACTTATACTCCCAGG ATGAAGCAATTGGAAGTTTCGAGGTCTGA